The Treponema succinifaciens DSM 2489 region TCTCAAGCATCTTCATTACAAGTTCCTTGAGTTTGTAAGAATTGTACAAGTCCATTTCACCATTTACATCAATGATGTAGACTTCTCCATTCTTCCTTATTTTAAGTTCCATAAGTTTGTCTCCTTACTGCTCAAATTTACTTAAAATTTTATTACTAGCAACGACTGGTCATCATGAAGACTACTGTTGCCTATAAACTTCTTAATATCAGACTTTACAAGATTTGCAATATCTTTTCCAGTTGAATTTGCATTTGAAGAAACTATTTTTAGCAAAGATTCCTTAGGATATTGAGTTCCCTGCTCATTTAACGCTTCAACAAGTCCGTCTGTATATGTAATAAGAATATCACCAGTTTTAATATCTTGCAAGATGTCTTTATACTGAGATTCTTTGTCAACTCCAATTGGCTCGCTCGGTGTTGAAATCTGCTTTATCTCATTTTTTTCCTTGCTGTAGTAGAAAACTGGAGTTGTTCCGCCTGTTGCAATTTCAGCGACCTTTTTAATTGGATCATAGTTTATGAGTGCGCAAGATGCAAAGTGGTCTGTACTGAAACTTTCAGCCGCAATCCCATGGTTTACCCATTCAAGAATTGTTCCTGCTGTTTTCTTTGTATTTACAACAAGCCTAATCATTGCATGTAGCATTGACATGACAATTACGCTGTTGATTCCTTTTCCTGCGACATCGCTCATTACAAATGAAACCCTGTCTCTTCTGGAAACAATTACATCATAATAATCACCGCAAACACCTTCTTCTGGATTCCAGATTGTTCCAAGTTGAATTCCTGGAAGGGCAGGGAGTTTTGCAGGATGAAGCATTTCCTGAATCTTTGAAGCAATTTCAGCTTCTTTTATAAGGTCGTTATGTTCTATAATATCCTTTACTGAAACAACGCTCTTTATAGAAGTTGCCGCAAAATCTGTAATCATTGATGCAGTCTTTAAATTTTCTTCAGTAAATACAGGATTCTGCTTTGTTCTTGCAAATGCCGCAACGCCAATTACTGAATCCTGAATTTTTATAGGAATCATTATATAGCTTCCGCATTCAAGGAATTCTTCAGGTCCGTTCTGATAAATTCTTGCGTCGTTTTCAGGCTTTGTAATAAGCTCTGGCTTTCCTGCTGTTGCTATTTCGCCAAATATGTTTTCTCTAAGCGGAAATGATGCGAATTTGAAATTTGTGGCAATTCGGATAGGCTTGTGAGGCATATCGCTTGGAAGTTTGTATGGAGGCGGAAAGTCTCCGTCAAATGAACGGACTGTAATCACGTCTTCAAAGTCATCAATCATGAGGATTGCGCCGCCGTCAGCATTTATCTCTTCTCTTATGGTTTTATTTACGTAGTCAAGAAGCGCATTCATTCCGTTTTTTTCGGAAAATGCTTCTGATGCTTTTTCGGCAAAAGAATAGCTTATTTCAAGTGCTCTTGATTCATTTTCATCAGGCTGGATTGTTTTTTGCTGCTGTAATGAAGTCTGCTGAAGTGCCTGTGCGTAAGATTTTTCTTCCGCCACATTTACATAATGCGGAACGAGCTTTTCTATTTTCTTTGGCTCAAAAGTGTACAAAATTATGCAGTATGGAATCAAAATTAACGCTGCGATTGAAGCCGCAACTGCAAAATATACAAAAGAATTTCCTTCGCCAGTTATTTCTTTTACTGCCGCGATAAGGCTTCCTGCTCCAAGAATCAAGTCTGAAAGAAGAGCTATAAAACTTACTCTGGCAGTTTTTTTCTTGCGGATTAAAAGAAATAGCACGAATAAAAATGCGCAAATCACAGAAACCGCGAAAAGAGGAATGTATGCAAATTTG contains the following coding sequences:
- a CDS encoding GAF domain-containing SpoIIE family protein phosphatase, which encodes MKVVQGADTLILDDKFAYIPLFAVSVICAFLFVLFLLIRKKKTARVSFIALLSDLILGAGSLIAAVKEITGEGNSFVYFAVAASIAALILIPYCIILYTFEPKKIEKLVPHYVNVAEEKSYAQALQQTSLQQQKTIQPDENESRALEISYSFAEKASEAFSEKNGMNALLDYVNKTIREEINADGGAILMIDDFEDVITVRSFDGDFPPPYKLPSDMPHKPIRIATNFKFASFPLRENIFGEIATAGKPELITKPENDARIYQNGPEEFLECGSYIMIPIKIQDSVIGVAAFARTKQNPVFTEENLKTASMITDFAATSIKSVVSVKDIIEHNDLIKEAEIASKIQEMLHPAKLPALPGIQLGTIWNPEEGVCGDYYDVIVSRRDRVSFVMSDVAGKGINSVIVMSMLHAMIRLVVNTKKTAGTILEWVNHGIAAESFSTDHFASCALINYDPIKKVAEIATGGTTPVFYYSKEKNEIKQISTPSEPIGVDKESQYKDILQDIKTGDILITYTDGLVEALNEQGTQYPKESLLKIVSSNANSTGKDIANLVKSDIKKFIGNSSLHDDQSLLVIKF